A genomic window from Pecten maximus chromosome 6, xPecMax1.1, whole genome shotgun sequence includes:
- the LOC117330154 gene encoding collagen alpha-3(VI) chain-like gives MIRRAKSEWQKLETSQTSFPNLDLEYLETLTCRTYQLKLAPDYITEHHTNDSDYEYTDIVFVLDTSGSISNQGKLQAVNFIYNVTEWLTIGPDDILVSVVTFNTSPKEHFKLKQFNNKSELLPQIKQVAYGNTRGTTDTAEALRFVRQNSFLLQNGGRPNANTTVVLLTDGQSDDRSGTLHEASWLKSTMNTEIFVVGIGSAVSRSNDEIRGVSSDPDSYYIQQVDSFIYLCNLVPAMVPKLDIVFLVDTSGSISNQEESQAVNFIYNVTKWLTIAPDDIRVSVVTFNSEPKEQFKLTDYNKMAELLQHIKQVANETTGGGTNTAKALRFVREHSFLLQNGGRPNANSTVILLTDGQSYDPVGTLREAGSLKSNNTELFAIGIGSALSTSNGEIRGVSSDPDSYYVQQVDSFIYLCNLVPALVPKLDPSSQAMSILNCPTPPPTTTQHQSSGVPVVDSSTTTPTTPYQLESTTNTSPTQNGTHIKDIVFLVDTSGSISDQEESQAVNFIYNVTKWLTVGVDDIRVSVVTFNSEPREQFKLRDYNKMAELLQHIKQVANETTGGGTNTAKALRFVREHSFLLQNGGRPNANRTVILLTDGQSDDPVGTLREAGSFKSNNTELFAIGIGSALSTSNGEIRGVSSDPDSYYVQQVDSFIYLCNLVPALVPKLDPSSQAMSILNCPTPPPTTTQHQSSGVPVVDSSTTTPTTPYQLESTTNTSPTQNSTNRKDIVFLVDTSGSISDKEESQAVNFIYNVTKWLTIGPDDIRVSVVTYSNIPKEHFKLRDYNTRAELLQHIKQVTNETTGGTTNTSTAFSFVSQNSFLLQNGGRPNANRTVILLTDGKSNDPVGTLREADLLKSENNTEIFAIGIGSAVVTSNDEIRGVSSDPDSYYVQQVDSFIYLCNLVPDLVPKLDPSPKVMSILNCPTPPPTTTKHQSSGVLVMDSSTTTPPTPYQLESTTNTSPIQNGTNRKDIVFLVDTSGSISNQEESQAVSFIYNVTKWLTIGLDDIRVSVVTFNSKPKEQFKLRDYNKMAELLQHIKQVANETTGGGTNTAKALRFVRQNSFLLQNGGRPNANRTVVLLTDGQSGNTSETLREAGSIKSNNTELFAIGIGSALSTSNDEIRGVSSDPDSYYVQQVDSFIYLCNLVPALVPKLDSSSQAMSILNCPTPPPTTTQHRSSDVPVVESSTTTPPTPPQPDRTTNTYPIHKSTDGKDIVFLVDTSGSISNQEETLAVNFIYDVTKWLTIAPDDIQVSVVTFNSEPKEQFKLRDYNKMTELLQHIKQVANETTGGGTNTAKALRFVRQNSFLLQNGGRPNANRTVILLTDGQLDDPLETLREAGSLKSNNTELFAIGIGSAVSTSNDEIRGVSSDPDSYYVQQVDSFIYLCNLVPALVPKLDPSSKAMSILNCPTPPPTTSHHNIFGVTLSSYDVTEKDTNGNGTL, from the exons ATGATCCGTAGAGCTAAGAGTGAGTGGCAAAAGCTGGAGACCTCACAAACTTCATTTCCAAATCTGGACTTAGAGTACCTGGAAACTCTGACTTGCCGTACATACCAACTGAAGCTTGCACCTGATTATATCACAgaacatcatacaaatgatagTGATTACGAGtatacgg atATCGTCTTTGTCTTGGATACGTCAGGAAGTATTTCAAACCAAGGTAAATTGCAGGCTGTCAATTTCATCTACAACGTCACAGAATGGCTGACGATCGGACCAGACGACATCCTAGTTTCTGTTGTAACGTTTAATACGTCACCAAAGGAgcatttcaaattaaaacagTTCAACAACAAGTCCGAACTTCTCCCACAGATAAAACAAGTAGCATATGGAAACACAAGGGGTACCACAGACACTGCCGAAGCATTGAGGTTTGTTCGCCAAAATTCCTTTCTCCTTCAAAATGGTGGACGGCCGAACGCCAATACGACTGTAGTTCTGTTGACGGATGGTCAATCGGACGATCGCTCAGGAACATTGCATGAAGCCAGCTGGCTAAAGTCAACAATGAATACAGAAATATTTGTCGTCGGAATCGGCAGTGCCGTGTCAAGGAGCAATGATGAAATAAGAGGAGTATCGAGTGACCCCGATTCTTATTATATACAACAGGTCGACTCGttcatttacctgtgtaacttAGTACCTGCTATGGTTCCCAAACTCG ATATCGTCTTTCTCGTGGATACGTCAGGAAGTATTTCAAACCAAGAGGAGTCGCAGGCTGTCAATTTCATCTACAACGTCACAAAATGGCTGACGATCGCACCAGACGACATCCGAGTGTCTGTTGTAACGTTCAATAGCGAACCAAAGGAGCAATTCAAATTAACAGATTACAACAAAATGGCCGAACTTCTCCAACATATAAAACAAGTCGCCAACGAAACAACGGGCGGCGGCACAAACACTGCCAAGGCACTGAGGTTTGTTCGCGAACATTCCTTTCTCCTTCAAAATGGCGGACGACCGAACGCCAACAGTACTGTAATTCTGCTGACGGATGGTCAATCGTACGATCCCGTTGGAACATTGCGCGAAGCGGGCTCGCTTAAGTCAAACAATACGGAACTATTTGCCATTGGAATCGGCAGTGCGCTGTCAACAAGCAATGGTGAAATAAGAGGAGTATCGAGTGACCCCGATTCTTATTATGTACAACAGGTCGACTCGttcatttacctgtgtaacttAGTACCTGCTTTGGTTCCCAAACTCG ATCCCTCGTCTCAAGCTATGTCAATACTAAATTGTCCTACGCCTCCACCGACCACCACCCAACACCAGAGTTCCGGCGTCCCGGTGGTGGATTCCTCGACCACAACACCTACAACCCCATACCAACTAGAAAGTACAACAAACACATCTCCAACACAAAACGGCACACACATAAAAG ATATCGTCTTTCTCGTGGACACGTCAGGAAGTATTTCAGACCAAGAGGAGTCGCAGGCTGTCAATTTCATCTACAACGTCACAAAATGGCTGACGGTCGGAGTAGACGACATCCGAGTGTCTGTTGTAACGTTCAATAGCGAACCAAGGGAGCAATTCAAATTAAGAGATTACAACAAAATGGCCGAACTTCTCCAACATATAAAACAAGTCGCCAACGAAACAACGGGCGGCGGCACAAACACTGCCAAGGCATTGAGGTTTGTTCGCGAACATTCCTTTCTCCTTCAAAATGGTGGACGACCGAACGCCAACAGGACTGTAATTCTGCTGACGGATGGTCAATCGGACGATCCCGTTGGAACATTGCGCGAAGCGGGCTCGTTTAAGTCAAACAATACGGAACTATTTGCCATTGGAATCGGTAGTGCGCTGTCAACAAGCAATGGTGAAATAAGAGGAGTATCGAGTGACCCCGATTCTTATTATGTACAACAGGTCGACTCGttcatttacctgtgtaacttAGTACCTGCTTTGGTTCCCAAACTCG ATCCCTCGTCTCAAGCTATGTCAATACTAAATTGTCCTACGCCTCCACCGACCACCACCCAACACCAGAGTTCCGGCGTCCCGGTGGTGGATTCCTCGACCACAACACCTACAACCCCATACCAACTAGAAAGTACAACAAACACATCTCCAACACAAAACAGCACAAACAGAAAAG ATATCGTCTTTCTCGTGGATACGTCAGGAAGTATTTCAGACAAAGAGGAGTCGCAGGCTGTCAATTTCATCTACAACGTCACAAAATGGCTGACGATCGGACCAGACGACATCCGAGTGTCTGTTGTAACATACAGTAACATACCTAAGGAGCACTTTAAATTAAGAGATTACAACACAAGAGCCGAACTTCTCCAACATATAAAACAAGTCACCAACGAAACAACGGGCGGCACCACAAACACTTCGACAGCATTCAGTTTTGTGAGTCAAAATTCTTTTCTCCTTCAAAATGGCGGACGGCCGAACGCCAACAGGACTGTAATTCTGCTGACGGATGGAAAATCGAACGATCCCGTTGGAACATTGCGCGAAGCCGACTTGCTCAAGTCAgaaaacaatacagaaatatttgCCATTGGAATCGGTAGTGCGGTGGTAACAAGCAATGATGAAATAAGAGGAGTATCGAGTGACCCCGATTCTTATTATGTACAACAGGTCGACTCGttcatttacctgtgtaacttAGTACCTGATTTGGTTCCCAAACTCg ATCCCTCGCCTAAAGTGATGTCAATACTAAACTGTCCGACGCCGCCACCGACCACCACCAAACACCAGAGTTCCGGCGTCTTGGTGATGGATTCCTCGACCACAACACCTCCAACCCCATACCAACTAGAAAGTACAACAAACACGTCACCAATACAAAACGGCACAAACAGAAAAG atATCGTCTTTCTCGTGGATACGTCAGGAAGTATTTCAAACCAAGAGGAGTCGCAGGCTGTCAGTTTCATCTACAACGTCACAAAATGGCTGACGATCGGACTAGACGACATCCGAGTGTCTGTTGTAACGTTCAATAGCAAACCAAAGGAACAATTCAAATTAAGAGATTACAACAAAATGGCCGAACTTCTCCAACATATCAAACAAGTCGCCAACGAAACAACGGGCGGCGGCACAAACACCGCCAAGGCACTGAGGTTTGTTCGCCAAAATTCCTTTCTCCTTCAAAATGGTGGACGACCGAACGCCAACAGGACTGTAGTTCTGCTGACGGATGGTCAATCGGGCAATACATCTGAAACATTGCGCGAAGCGGGATCGATTAAGTCAAACAATACGGAACTATTTGCCATTGGAATCGGCAGTGCGCTGTCAACAAGCAATGATGAAATAAGAGGAGTATCGAGTGACCCCGATTCTTATTATGTACAACAGGTCGACTCGttcatttacctgtgtaacttAGTACCTGCTTTAGTACCCAAACTCG ATTCCTCGTCTCAAGCTATGTCAATACTAAACTGTCCGACGCCGCCACCGACCACCACCCAACACCGGAGTTCCGACGTCCCGGTTGTGGAATCATCGACCACAACACCTCCAACCCCACCACAACCAGATAGAACAACAAACACATATCCAATACATAAAAGCACAGACGGAAAag ATATCGTCTTTCTCGTGGATACGTCAGGAAGTATTTCAAACCAAGAGGAGACGCTGGCTGTCAATTTCATCTACGACGTCACAAAATGGCTGACGATCGCACCAGACGACATCCAAGTGTCTGTTGTAACGTTCAATAGCGAACCAAAGGAGCAATTCAAATTAAGAGATTACAACAAAATGACCGAACTTCTCCAACATATAAAACAAGTCGCCAACGAAACAACGGGCGGCGGCACAAACACTGCCAAGGCATTGAGGTTTGTTCGCCAAAATTCCTTTCTCCTTCAAAATGGCGGACGACCGAACGCCAACAGGACTGTAATTCTGCTGACGGATGGTCAATTGGACGATCCACTTGAAACATTGCGCGAAGCGGGCTCGCTTAAGTCAAACAATACGGAACTATTTGCCATTGGAATCGGCAGTGCGGTGTCAACAAGCAATGATGAAATAAGAGGAGTATCGAGTGACCCCGATTCTTATTATGTACAACAGGTCGACTCGttcatttacctgtgtaacttAGTACCTGCTTTGGTTCCCAAACTCG ATCCCTCGTCTAAAGCCATGTCAATACTAAACTGTCCTACGCCGCCACCGACCACCAGTCATCACAACATATTTGGTGTAACCTTGTCGAGCTATGACGTAACGGAAAAAGATACAAACGGTAACGGTACATTGTAG